A region of the Sodalis ligni genome:
CGTCAAACGCCGTCAGCGCCACGGCAAGATCGCCGGGGTAGAGAGCGACACAGCTCTCGCTCACCCCCAGGACAGCATAATTGCGGTTGATGCCGTGCAGCGCCGAACAGCCGGATCCGGGGCGGCGTTTATTACAGGCGCTGAAGGCGCCGGGGTCACGGAAATAGACGCAGCGGGTGCGTTGGCGCAAATTGCCGCCGATGGTAGCCATGTTGCGTATCTGCGGCGAGGCCGCCTGCCACAGGCTCTCATAAATCACCGGCGCCTGGCTGCGGCAGCGGGCATCGGCCGCCACCTCGCTCATATGCGCCAGTGCGCCGATGCGCAGGGTATCGGCGCTGAAGGTAATGTCATTCAGTCCGGAAAGATGTTTGATATCAATGAGATTTTCCGGGGCTTCCACACCGCACTTCATCAGATCGAGCTGCGTGGTGCCGCCGGCGATGAATCGGCTGTTGACGCCGCCCGCCTGTGCGATGGCATCATCAATATTCAGCGCCCGATGATAATTGAATTCATTCATACCGACTCCCGCTTGATGTCCTCTGCCGCCTCTTTAACGGCATCGACGATATGGGGATATGCCCCGCAGCGGCAAATATTGCCGCTCATGTATTCGCGGATTTCCCCATCGGAACCGGTGTGGCCCTCTTTGATGCAGGCAATGGCCGACATGATTTGTCCGGGGGTGCAGTATCCGCACTGGAAGGCATCGTGTTTCAAAAAGCTGGCCTGAACCGGATGCAGCGTGCCGTCGCTCTTGGCCACGCCTTCGATGGTGGTGACCCGCCGGTTATGCGCCTGCGCCGCCAGGGTAAGGCAGCTTAATACCCGCTCCCCGTCAAGATGCACCGTACAGGCTCCGCATTGCCCTTGATCGCAGCCTTTCTTGGTGCCCGTCAGCGCCAGATGCTCTCTCAGTACGTCAAGCAGCGTCACGCGGGGATCCAGCGTGACGTCAAAATCTCTATTATTTACATTGAGATGCAACGGGATGTTTTTAGCCATGATGGTCTTCCAGTCAGGATAAACTTGAATGATTGCCGCAATGCTTAAAACGAAGGGAAACAACGGATGGTGACAAGTAACGCCGTGCTGAGATCCTAAGTGTATATGCAGAATTCACCGGCCGGGTTGCCTGTTCTTGCAATTGTCTTGCCTGATTTTTGTTTTTTTGCTTCCCCGGCGCGGCAGGCCTCGCCCCACGCCGGGCCCACAGCCTGTCCGTGCCGCGGGTGTGAAATGCGCTTCGTATCAACTATAATGACTTATCAAAAGGGAAAAATATATTAAGGAAATATGAATGAAAATAATGATGTGTTAGCTCGGTATACCCGGATGACGGGTATATTCATTTAATCTGAAAGTGAGTGCAGACATGTCGGAATTAATGAGCGTCATTGATAAACGAAATAAAAAAATGATAGGCATTATTAATCGGCTGATTTCCGGGGACGGCGTATTCACCACCCGAATGCCTGAAATTAATTTTATACGCTCCTCAAAGCATATTCCGCGCAGCGCGGTAATGTATGAGCCATCCATTGTTATCATTCTGCAGGGAAAAAAGATCGGCACCATGGGTGAACGGCTTTTTATTTATGACAAAATGAATATCTTACCCTAACCATTCCAATGCCGTTTGAATGCGAGACGATAGGCTCGCCGGATGAGCCGCTGATTGGCATCCATATCAAGGTGACCCCACGCTCATTACGGAAATATTATTACAGATGGATAATCCTTCCTTAAGCGGCGAGGATATCGAATTCATTTCAACCCAATCCCTAACCATGCATCAGTCAGGCATACTGGTAAGATTGGTGGAAAGCCTTGAACATAATGAACCGGCCAGAATACTGTCGCAAAATATCCTGCGGGAGTTTCTGTATAACATTCTAATGGAAAAAGCGGCGATAATCTCAAATTTTGGCCCTGAATAAAGGAAGGCATGGCCAGATAGCCAAGGTATTAAGCCAGATGCACGCCCATTACGCGAATAATTTCGATATGGCCGACCTGGCTAAAGAGAGCGGAATGAGCGTGTCGGCTTTTCATTCCCATTTCAAGGCCATTACCCATTCCACGCCGCTGCAATATCTTAAGGAGATCCGCCTGCATAAAGCGCGCCTGATGATGCTGCATGATAATATGACCGCCTCCCGGGCCGCCAGCATCGTCGGTTACAGCAGCAATTCCCAGTTCAGCCGGGAATTCAAACGGCTGTTTGGCGATGCGCCCACCATCGATTCCGCCAAAACGAAAAGAATCTGGCTCAAGGAGAAAAGCGGATGAATGCAGGCTGACCGGAACAGGGCGGCACCGGGTTAACATCCGGTTTTATTTGAGCATGTCCGCAAGTTCATCCGCGCCTTTGTCAATGCCCACCTTCGCGGCGCTCAGTGAACCGACGCTGGCGCCGACGTTGAGGGCATTGGGATACTGTTTGGCGACATAGGCGTTAAGCAGGCGGCGGGTTGAAGCATCCGAAATTTCCACGGCGTAGTTCACGGAGCCGTTCATCAACCCCTCCTTGCCGCGGATGGACTGAACGATGTTATAGGGGCCGCCGGCCAAATCGAACTTGGTAAAGGTACCGATCACCGGCGTGGTGGTCTTGGCGCCGGTCAGCGTCAGTTTTACCCGCAGGGTATCCAAAGAGGGGATGGTGACTTCCCTGAAACGGGCCCGCAGTTTTTCACTGAACTGATTTTGCATGTAGTGGACCAGCGCTTGCCGGTCTGACTGGTCCATATCGCCAAACTGGTTGTCCGGACCCTGATAGAGGGCAACGGGTTCAATAATGATGCTGGTGTATTTTTTCCAGTCCACCGGCTCCGCGTAACGGTAGGGAATGCGATCCGATGCCTCATCGGTGTTGGGTCTTAACCGGGAAGATGAGTCAAGATTTTGATAGCGGGCGGGGGGCGTTGATGAACACGCCGCCAAGGCGATGAACAGAATAAGAAGCGCGGGTCGAGATTTCCTGAAGGTTGTTTGCATTTGAACGGCCCTATTATGAAAGAAGACAATGATGGATATTTTTTATTAATGAACCAAACTGTACGGTTTAGTTTTGCATTGATATGGATTTGTTTGACAAGAAAGTGTGCGCTTGAGTTTATTAGTGTCGCAAGAGAAACCAAGAGGGTTCAACCACGGGCCCGCCGCGAGTCCATTGTTGAGGCTGCCGCCCGGCTCTTTCAGGAAATGGGCTATGAACGCGCGTCGATGAATGAATTGTCCAAACGCCTGGGCGGCTCCAAAGCCACCCTGTACAGCTATTTTTCGTCCAAAGAGGAGCTGTTCACTGCCGTTATCCATGCCTACGCCACTCAGCACCTGACCGAGGCGGCGGAAGAGTTGACGGCTTACGACGATAAGACGGAAACGCTGGAAGACAAATTGATGCGTTTCGGAAAGCGGATGTTGAAGGTATTGGTAAACGACAACAGTGCGTTATCCGTTTATCGCATGGTAGTGGGAGAGGCTGGGCATTCCGATATCGGGACGCTGTTTTATGAGTCCGGTCCCAGGGCAAGCATTGAAAAATTATCGGCATTGCTGGCCGGCGCCATGGATCGTGAGGAGCTGCGGGTGGGCGATCCCTACATCCGGGCATTGCAGTTTCTGGCGCTGTTGACCGCCGAGACCGAAGTCCGCATCTATCAGCGTCAGTCCCAGCCGGTCAGCCTTGCCAGAATCCATGAGATGACCCGCTGCGCGGTGAATCTATTTCTGTATGGCGCAGCACCGCCGGCGCGCCCGGCGTCGGCAAACCTGAAATAACCCAGAGCGATAATCAGCCGCTGGCGTGTTAAGGAGAATAACCGGCATCATGGCGATGCCGCGATTATTCCTCAAAGGTGTTGAAATACCTTTGCGGCGTTTCCCCCAGGGTTCGCCTGAACATGGCGATAAAGGCGCTGCCGTTGAAATAGCCCAGCCGCTGGGCTATCTCCTCGATGGTGCGGCCCTGCGCCATCAGACTGATGGACTCCATGATTTTGAGCTGTTGCCGCCATTGGGAAAACGTCAGGCCGGTATCATGGCGAAATAGCCGGGACAGCGTGCGCGGCGTAGCGCCGACCCCGGCGCTTAGCTGGTCCAGCGTATCCTCGTTACCCAGGTCCGCCGTTAATATCCGGGTAACGGCGCACAAACGGCGCTCGCGGGGAAAGGGGAGGAAACCCGCCGTGGCCGGCGCGGCGGCGCTGAGTTCATGAAACAGCAGCGGCAGCATCAGCCGGTGGCGCTGATAATTGATTTCCCCCGGTTCGTCGGGGGGCGTCAGCGCCTCAATGAGATAGTGCACCATCTTCGAGATGAGAATGACGCAATAATCGTCCACCTGCTTGTGGCCGGGATTTTCCGGTAAATAGAGATTGTGGGTTACGGCATCGCCCAGCGCATGGATCTGGTGCGGCAATTCCGAGGGGATCCACAGCCCCCGATAGGGAGGCAGCGTCCATATGCCGGTGGCGGTGTGAATTTTGATCGAGCCCCGGCTGGCGTAAGTGAGCTGGGCCGTTTTATGGGAATGCCATACTTCGGATTGCAAATGCGCGTAGCGATAGGATATAAACGAAACGCACTCCCCGGCGGAGGCCGCGGGGACGGACAGGCGAACAGCGGGTAACCCCGCCTCTGCAAGGCTCGCGTTGTTCTTCATGATCGGGGATATTTATCCTTAACGGTATTTTGCTGCTGATTCATCACATCCTCTCCGGTACCGGCCGGCGGCGGGGTTGTTTCACACCGCCGCCCCGGCGCCGGAAAGCCCCTTCAAGAGCGCTCCTGGAATAATCCGCTGAATAATGCCTGAAATTTTTGTCCGGCGGCGCAGGTTTTAGGACAACTTTCGTCCTGAAAAAAGGGTGGCGCCGGAACACACCTTACAACGGACAACCTTCACCTTTCAATAAGAAGAAAAATCATTATCATTCGCCTTCAAGTCTAGGCTGTGACAACGGGCCGCAGAGTCTGTACGCCGGTGAGCATTCTTTTCTTAAACAGGCAGGAATCAGGCAGGGTTGAAGGCATGAGTAAGTTAACATCAAGGCAATCCGGGGTGTTCCGGCCCCGGCGGCAATGGACGGTAGGATTTAAATTAAGCGCACTGGCCCTGGTGCTGGCCGGCGCACCGGCATTCGGCGCCGACCAGACCGGCGGCGACGGCAATACAACCAGCGTGATGGTCGTGACCGGTAAACCTGACGGTACGTCAATACCGGTGGCGAAATCGGCGACAGGCGCCACCAAGACCGATACTCCCCTCCTTGAAATCCCGCAATCCGTCTCGGTGGTGAACAAGGAACAGATGACGGCGCAAAACGCCCAGACCGTCGCCCAGGCGCTGCGTTATACCGCGGGGGTGCGATCCGAAATCCGCGGGGATTCCACCGCCGGCGCGCCTTACCTGTTTAGCCGGGGCTTTTATCTGGAACAATTCCTCGATGGTTCGAGAATGCCCAGCGACACCAGTTTCGGCTATGCCATTGCCAATTTTGATCCCTACGGGCTGGAACGTATCGAAATCCTGCACGGACCGGCTTCCGTTCTTTACGGACAGGTGAATCCCGGCGGCGTGGCGAATCTGGTGAGCAAGCGTCCCACCGCAACGCCGGTACATGAGGTTTTTACCACCATCGGCAGCCACAATCGCTACCAGGCCGGTTTTGATCTGGGGGGAAAACTCACCGATGACGGCAGGCTGCTTTATCGGCTCACCGGCACGGGACTGGACAGCGATACCCAGGTGAAGGATCCCCGTCAAAAACGGCTGTATATCGCCCCCGCCGTGACCTGGCGGCCCAATGACGATACGTCTCTGACGATACTGGCCAAATACCAGCGCGATCCCGACGTCGGCTATTATAATTTCGTCCCGGCGGCGGGCAGTCTGTTCAACGCCGCCGACGGCAAGATATCACCCCATACCAATATGGGCGCGCCGGGCTTCGATAATCACTCCAGAACGCAATATTCGGTAGGCTACGAATTTGAACACCGCCTGAATAATGTTTTCACCCTGCGGCAGAATACCCACTACAGCTATGTCAAAGATGATTTGGATAACGTATTCAGCAACGGCTTTGCGGCGGGATCCGACGATACGGTGAATCGCTATGCGTTTTTCAATGATGAGCATGCCAAGGTTTTCACCATCGACAATCAGGTATTGGCGGATTTCGATACCGGTCCGGTATCCCATACCCTGCTTACCGGCGTGGATTTCCAGCGCATTTTATACCGGGAAACCGTAGGGTTGGGGGCCGCGCCGACGCTGAATGTCTTCTCGCCGGATTATGGCGATATCGCCGCCCCGGCCACGTCATCGGACGATTTTATCCGGCAAAAACAGCTCGGGGCCTATAGCCAGGATCGGATGAGCTTCGGCAACTGGCGCTACCTGTTGGGCGGGCGTGAAGATTGGGCGGACGCCGACGATGTCAATCCCGTCGCCGCCTCCTCCACCCCGCAGTCTTCCCGTGCCTTCACCTGGCGCACCGGACTGGTTTACCTGTTTGACAACGGTATTGCGCCTTATGCCAGTTTCGCCAAGTCCTTTACTCCTCAGGTGGGCGAGCTTTATGGCGGCGGTATGGCGAAACCCACCACCGCCAATCAGTATGAAGTGGGGGTCAAATACCAGCCGGCGGGCTCCGAGAGTTTTACCACGGCTTCGCTTTTTGATCTTACCGAGGAAAATGTCCTGACCGCTGACGCCGAACATACGGGTTTTTCCACCCAGGCCGGCAAGGTGAGATCCAAAGGACTGGAGCTGGAGGAACATGCCCGACTCACCGACAACCTGCAGCTGATAGCGTCTTACACCTATCTTCATGCCGTGACGGTCGACTCCAACGATTCTGCCACCACCCTCGACGGCGATAGCACGCCGCTGGCCGGGAAACGAATATGGGGCATGCCGCGCAATACGGTATCCACCTGGCTGGATTACAGCTTCCATAACGGTATTCTGCAGGGCTTCGGCACCAGCGCCGGGGTACGCTACCTCAGCGCGAGCTATGACACCTCGAACACCATCCGCGTGCCCTCGGTGACCCTGTTCGACGCAGGCGTGCACTATGACACGGGACAACACTGGCTGTTATCGCTGAACGCCATGAATCTGTTCGACCGCCATTACGTCGCTTCCTGCTATAGCGCCAATACCTGTACCTACGGCGACGGCGCGGAAGTGCTGGCCACGGCCCGCTACCGGTGGTAAGGGCGATGCTCCCCCGCGGCGGCGCGCGCCGCCTGCAGCCGTCGGCGGGCTGAGACCATGCTGCGGCGCGGATTCATCAAGACGCTGGCCCTGTGGCTGCTGACGCTGCCGGCCATTCCACGGCGGGCCTGGGGCGGGGTGCAGGCGGCGGGCGACGTCACGTCGCCGGCGCCTCGGTTGGCGGTATTGGACTGGGGCCTGGCGGAAACGGTGCTGGCGCTGGGCATAACGCCGGTGGGCGTGGCTGAGATCGATGGCTACCGCGATAACGTGGTAATCCCCGCCATACCCGCAGGAGTAGCGGATGTGGGGCTGCGCCTCGCGCCCTCCCTCGAGTGGCTGCAACAGCTCGCGCCGGACTTCATCTTGATCAATTCAAGCCAGGAGGCGCAGCGGGCCATGCTGGAGCGCATCTGCCTGGTGCGCGCCTTTGCGGTTTATACCGACCAGGGCGCGCCATTGTCCCATGCGCAGCGGATTACCCTTGAACTGGGACGATTATGCCGGCGGGAAGCGGCGGCCGGCGAACTGATTGCCCAGACCCGCCAAACCCTTGCCCGCGCCGGCGCCGAGCTGGATTCGTCTCGACGGCGCCTGGCGTCGGAGCCCATTTACCTGATTCGATTTTTCGATGCTCTGCATATCGGCATTTACGGCGAGCGCAGCCTTTTTCAGGACGTCATGGATGCGCTGGGCGTCAAGAACGCCTGGCGCGGCCCGACGGACTATTGGGGCATCGGCGTCGCCGGACTGGAGGCCTTGGCGGCGCGGCAGGAAGCGGCCATTGTCTATTTCACCCCGTTGCCGGCGCCGGTGGCGGCGGGTTTGCAAGGCAACCGGCTTTGGCAGGCGCTGCCGGCGGTAAAACAGCGGCGGGGTTATGGGGTGGCGCCGGTTTTGGGGTTTGGCATGCTGCCTTCCGCCGACCGTTTCGCCCGGGGGCTGGGGGCGGCGCTAAAAGCGCAGGGAATGATAACAGCCCGGGTGCCGTGGGAGAAACCGCGAAATGAGCGGCGTTTTCCGTGCCGGTACCCTCCGGATATCCAGGCCGTGGCCGCTGTTGCTGATGGTTTTGGCCTTCGCCGCCGGCGCGGTTCTCAGCCTGGAAAACCTGTCGTTGATTCTACCTGTTTCGCGCTGGTGGCAGACCTTTCTTTCAACGCCGGGGCAGGATATCAGACATATCATGGTTTTTGACGGCTGGCTGCCGCGGCTGGCTATCAGCGTCTTGTGCGGCGCGGTGCTGGGATTGGCGGGCACGCTTTTCCAGCAGGTGCTGAAAAACCCGCTGGCGGAACCCATGACCCTTGGGGTGAGCGCAGGGGCGCAGCTGGCGCTCACCCTGTTTACCCTGTGGGCGCCGGCGGTCATGCTCTATCATCCGCAATGGGCGGCCCTGGGCGGCGCCCTGGCGGCGGCTTTTATCGTTCTGGCGCTATCCCGGCCACGGCAGTATGAACCCTCGGCGGTATCGGTGGCGGGACTGGTGGTCACCCTGTTTTGCGGCTCCGTCATCATGGCCCTGCAACTGCTGTATACGCCCTACCTACACAGCCTGTTTATCTGGGGCGGCGGATCGCTGCTGCAGCAGGATTGGCGCAATGTCGCCGTGCTGGGCCTGCAGTTTCTGGCCGGAATGTGCTTCGCCTTTCTGCTGTTGCGGCCGCTGACGGTATTGGCGCTGGGGGACGGCCACTCCGGCAGCCTGGGACTGGGATCGGGAACCATAAGGATCGCCGGCTTTACCCTGGCGGTGGCGCTCAGCGCCGGCGTGGTGAGCGCGGTGGGCGTTATCGGCTTCGTCGGGCTGTCCGCGCCGGCCCTTGCCCGGCTGGCGGGCGCGCGGCGGCTCAGGCAGCGCCTGATTGCCGCGCCGCTGTGCGGCGCGCTGGTGCTCTGGCTGACCGACCAGACGGTGCAGCGGTTTTCAGCCATGACGGGAGATATTCCCACCGGCGCCGCCACCGCCTTGTTCGGCGCCCCTCTTATGCTGCTGTTGCTGGCGCGTTTGCAGCCGGCGGCGTCCGGCGTGGAACCCCCTTATGTCGGCGCCTCTCTTCAGCGGCCTGGGGATCCGGGTATTTATCGCCGCTTTGCGGCGCTGGTGTTATTGCTGGCGCTGGCGATGGCGCTCTCCCTTGATTTTGGCCGCACGCCGGGCGGATGGCATTTCACCGCCTTGCACGCGCTGCCGCAGGTGTCCCTCTGGCGCGTACCGCGCGCGGTGGCCGCCATGGCCTCAGGCACGATGCTGGCCGTGGCGGGGGTCTTAATCCAGCGGCTGACGGGCAACGCGCTGGCCAGTCCGGAATTGCTGGGGGTCAGCGCGGGAGCGGCCCTCGGACTGGTGGCCCTGTTGCTGTATCAAGGGGACGCATTGCCTATCCTGCGCCTGTCGGTCTCCACCCTCGGCGCCCTGGCGGCGCTGCTGGCCATTCTCTCTTTCGCGCGACGGACGCGGTTCTCACCCCAGCGCATCCTGCTGGCGGGCATTGCCGTCAGCGCGTT
Encoded here:
- a CDS encoding (2Fe-2S)-binding protein — encoded protein: MAKNIPLHLNVNNRDFDVTLDPRVTLLDVLREHLALTGTKKGCDQGQCGACTVHLDGERVLSCLTLAAQAHNRRVTTIEGVAKSDGTLHPVQASFLKHDAFQCGYCTPGQIMSAIACIKEGHTGSDGEIREYMSGNICRCGAYPHIVDAVKEAAEDIKRESV
- a CDS encoding TonB-dependent siderophore receptor, which codes for MSKLTSRQSGVFRPRRQWTVGFKLSALALVLAGAPAFGADQTGGDGNTTSVMVVTGKPDGTSIPVAKSATGATKTDTPLLEIPQSVSVVNKEQMTAQNAQTVAQALRYTAGVRSEIRGDSTAGAPYLFSRGFYLEQFLDGSRMPSDTSFGYAIANFDPYGLERIEILHGPASVLYGQVNPGGVANLVSKRPTATPVHEVFTTIGSHNRYQAGFDLGGKLTDDGRLLYRLTGTGLDSDTQVKDPRQKRLYIAPAVTWRPNDDTSLTILAKYQRDPDVGYYNFVPAAGSLFNAADGKISPHTNMGAPGFDNHSRTQYSVGYEFEHRLNNVFTLRQNTHYSYVKDDLDNVFSNGFAAGSDDTVNRYAFFNDEHAKVFTIDNQVLADFDTGPVSHTLLTGVDFQRILYRETVGLGAAPTLNVFSPDYGDIAAPATSSDDFIRQKQLGAYSQDRMSFGNWRYLLGGREDWADADDVNPVAASSTPQSSRAFTWRTGLVYLFDNGIAPYASFAKSFTPQVGELYGGGMAKPTTANQYEVGVKYQPAGSESFTTASLFDLTEENVLTADAEHTGFSTQAGKVRSKGLELEEHARLTDNLQLIASYTYLHAVTVDSNDSATTLDGDSTPLAGKRIWGMPRNTVSTWLDYSFHNGILQGFGTSAGVRYLSASYDTSNTIRVPSVTLFDAGVHYDTGQHWLLSLNAMNLFDRHYVASCYSANTCTYGDGAEVLATARYRW
- a CDS encoding ABC transporter substrate-binding protein produces the protein MLRRGFIKTLALWLLTLPAIPRRAWGGVQAAGDVTSPAPRLAVLDWGLAETVLALGITPVGVAEIDGYRDNVVIPAIPAGVADVGLRLAPSLEWLQQLAPDFILINSSQEAQRAMLERICLVRAFAVYTDQGAPLSHAQRITLELGRLCRREAAAGELIAQTRQTLARAGAELDSSRRRLASEPIYLIRFFDALHIGIYGERSLFQDVMDALGVKNAWRGPTDYWGIGVAGLEALAARQEAAIVYFTPLPAPVAAGLQGNRLWQALPAVKQRRGYGVAPVLGFGMLPSADRFARGLGAALKAQGMITARVPWEKPRNERRFPCRYPPDIQAVAAVADGFGLRRRRGSQPGKPVVDSTCFALVADLSFNAGAGYQTYHGF
- a CDS encoding FAD binding domain-containing protein yields the protein MNEFNYHRALNIDDAIAQAGGVNSRFIAGGTTQLDLMKCGVEAPENLIDIKHLSGLNDITFSADTLRIGALAHMSEVAADARCRSQAPVIYESLWQAASPQIRNMATIGGNLRQRTRCVYFRDPGAFSACNKRRPGSGCSALHGINRNYAVLGVSESCVALYPGDLAVALTAFDARVILRNAAGQERRIPIDSFYLLPGNTPDKEHDIAADEMIIAVEVPIVPALRRSHYLKVRDRTSYEFAAASAAVGLDLDGTVIRDIHIAMGGVATKPWRAHAVEAALRGKPFNEDEIRRAAALITADARPLEHNRFKIVLAPRVITRALLTAGQPSTGEKS
- a CDS encoding AraC family transcriptional regulator N-terminal domain-containing protein, translated to MDNPSLSGEDIEFISTQSLTMHQSGILVRLVESLEHNEPARILSQNILREFLYNILMEKAAIISNFGPE
- a CDS encoding AraC family transcriptional regulator, which produces MKNNASLAEAGLPAVRLSVPAASAGECVSFISYRYAHLQSEVWHSHKTAQLTYASRGSIKIHTATGIWTLPPYRGLWIPSELPHQIHALGDAVTHNLYLPENPGHKQVDDYCVILISKMVHYLIEALTPPDEPGEINYQRHRLMLPLLFHELSAAAPATAGFLPFPRERRLCAVTRILTADLGNEDTLDQLSAGVGATPRTLSRLFRHDTGLTFSQWRQQLKIMESISLMAQGRTIEEIAQRLGYFNGSAFIAMFRRTLGETPQRYFNTFEE
- a CDS encoding TetR/AcrR family transcriptional regulator; amino-acid sequence: MGYERASMNELSKRLGGSKATLYSYFSSKEELFTAVIHAYATQHLTEAAEELTAYDDKTETLEDKLMRFGKRMLKVLVNDNSALSVYRMVVGEAGHSDIGTLFYESGPRASIEKLSALLAGAMDREELRVGDPYIRALQFLALLTAETEVRIYQRQSQPVSLARIHEMTRCAVNLFLYGAAPPARPASANLK
- the fhuB gene encoding Fe(3+)-hydroxamate ABC transporter permease FhuB yields the protein MENLSLILPVSRWWQTFLSTPGQDIRHIMVFDGWLPRLAISVLCGAVLGLAGTLFQQVLKNPLAEPMTLGVSAGAQLALTLFTLWAPAVMLYHPQWAALGGALAAAFIVLALSRPRQYEPSAVSVAGLVVTLFCGSVIMALQLLYTPYLHSLFIWGGGSLLQQDWRNVAVLGLQFLAGMCFAFLLLRPLTVLALGDGHSGSLGLGSGTIRIAGFTLAVALSAGVVSAVGVIGFVGLSAPALARLAGARRLRQRLIAAPLCGALVLWLTDQTVQRFSAMTGDIPTGAATALFGAPLMLLLLARLQPAASGVEPPYVGASLQRPGDPGIYRRFAALVLLLALAMALSLDFGRTPGGWHFTALHALPQVSLWRVPRAVAAMASGTMLAVAGVLIQRLTGNALASPELLGVSAGAALGLVALLLYQGDALPILRLSVSTLGALAALLAILSFARRTRFSPQRILLAGIAVSALLQAVVAVVVAGGGDRAAALIAWLAGSTYSIGPAEARNALLLCLLLCLATPCCHRWLTILPLGEMTSTALGVATPKARLAVLGLIALLTAAATLVVGPVSFIGLTAPHFARLMGARRPTHQLLLAPPLGALMLVAADWLGRTLLVPRELPAGLVATLLGAPYLMWLLMRRR
- a CDS encoding DUF3313 domain-containing protein, which encodes MQTTFRKSRPALLILFIALAACSSTPPARYQNLDSSSRLRPNTDEASDRIPYRYAEPVDWKKYTSIIIEPVALYQGPDNQFGDMDQSDRQALVHYMQNQFSEKLRARFREVTIPSLDTLRVKLTLTGAKTTTPVIGTFTKFDLAGGPYNIVQSIRGKEGLMNGSVNYAVEISDASTRRLLNAYVAKQYPNALNVGASVGSLSAAKVGIDKGADELADMLK
- a CDS encoding AraC family transcriptional regulator N-terminal domain-containing protein, yielding MPEINFIRSSKHIPRSAVMYEPSIVIILQGKKIGTMGERLFIYDKMNILP
- a CDS encoding helix-turn-helix transcriptional regulator; translation: MHAHYANNFDMADLAKESGMSVSAFHSHFKAITHSTPLQYLKEIRLHKARLMMLHDNMTASRAASIVGYSSNSQFSREFKRLFGDAPTIDSAKTKRIWLKEKSG